Proteins encoded in a region of the uncultured Erythrobacter sp. genome:
- a CDS encoding endonuclease domain-containing protein, whose protein sequence is MTERKTLGIRTGSGDDDVAATLNKKGRGWKISDSRLDELHNQARERRRFSSDAHKALAKRFATANLGRHTFKRHAVVGSAIVDFNCHSLGMAVDIFEDGDNEALASRRDKSLEAVGIKVMRIKASEILDNMDGVLERITAGMRMRIEDRKASRRARDNDSDSSSGEDQRRD, encoded by the coding sequence ATGACTGAACGCAAAACCCTAGGCATCCGTACCGGCTCTGGTGATGATGACGTTGCAGCGACCCTCAACAAGAAGGGGCGCGGGTGGAAGATTTCGGATTCGCGTCTTGATGAGCTGCACAACCAGGCGCGTGAGCGGCGGCGGTTTTCGTCCGACGCTCACAAGGCGCTCGCTAAGCGTTTCGCGACGGCCAATCTTGGGCGGCACACGTTCAAGCGCCACGCTGTTGTCGGCAGCGCGATAGTCGACTTCAATTGCCACTCGCTCGGCATGGCGGTCGATATCTTCGAGGATGGCGATAACGAAGCGCTGGCCTCGCGCCGGGACAAGAGTCTGGAGGCGGTCGGCATCAAGGTGATGCGGATCAAGGCTTCCGAGATACTCGACAATATGGACGGTGTGCTGGAACGTATCACCGCCGGGATGCGCATGCGCATCGAAGACCGAAAAGCGAGCCGCAGAGCGCGCGATAACGATAGCGACTCCAGTTCAGGCGAAGATCAGAGAAGGGACTGA
- the sufC gene encoding Fe-S cluster assembly ATPase SufC, which yields MLTINNLRAQVGDTAILKGLTLQVAVGEIHAIMGPNGAGKSTLSNVLGGKPGYEVTAGSVEFRGQDLLDLDPHERAAAGLFLGFQYPVEIPGVSNVQFLREALNSQRKARGEEALSGGEFLKLAKEKAGLLKMDMEMLKRQVNVGFSGGEKKRAEMVQMGILDPAFAVLDETDSGLDIDALRIVGEGINAIMRQPGKGVLLITHYQRLLDVVKPDKVSVLADGRIVQTGGPELALRLEDEGYDALVNESLVDA from the coding sequence ATGCTGACAATCAACAACCTCCGAGCCCAAGTTGGCGATACCGCCATTCTCAAGGGCCTGACATTGCAAGTCGCAGTCGGAGAGATTCATGCCATCATGGGCCCCAACGGGGCGGGCAAGTCCACCTTGTCGAATGTCCTCGGCGGTAAGCCTGGCTATGAAGTGACGGCTGGCTCTGTGGAGTTCCGTGGTCAGGATCTGCTCGATCTGGACCCGCATGAGCGTGCCGCTGCGGGCCTGTTTCTTGGCTTCCAGTACCCAGTAGAAATTCCCGGTGTCTCGAACGTTCAGTTCCTGCGCGAGGCACTGAATTCGCAGCGCAAGGCGCGCGGCGAAGAAGCGCTATCGGGCGGCGAGTTCCTGAAGCTCGCCAAGGAAAAGGCCGGTCTGCTGAAAATGGACATGGAAATGCTCAAGCGGCAGGTCAATGTCGGCTTTTCGGGCGGTGAGAAGAAGCGCGCCGAGATGGTGCAGATGGGCATTCTCGACCCCGCCTTTGCGGTGCTCGACGAGACCGATAGCGGCCTCGATATCGATGCGCTGCGGATTGTTGGTGAAGGGATCAACGCGATCATGCGTCAGCCCGGCAAGGGCGTGCTGCTGATCACCCATTATCAGCGACTGCTCGACGTCGTAAAACCCGACAAAGTCAGCGTTCTGGCTGATGGCCGGATCGTGCAGACCGGCGGGCCGGAGCTGGCGCTGCGGCTCGAAGACGAAGGCTACGATGCTCTCGTGAACGAAAGTCTCGTCGATGCCTGA
- a CDS encoding SufD family Fe-S cluster assembly protein, with amino-acid sequence MPEAATLPTRRDEAWRYADMDFIAQSDPAVINHWRVLDVPAGETRFEYTAHDAGADSPGMVDRLRVHVGKGGRFEAFKVITGGKYARVELEVTLDEGAHFEFGGVTIGGGEKVQEFVTTTVHAQPGATSNQTVRAVQWGTATGNFLGEVKVARHAQKTDAAQSFKGLLLEAGASANAVPQLEIFADDVKCAHGATVGELDEAARYYMAARGLSPELAQKLLVQAFIGDAFVALDDEATRERLLEKALEALEGRV; translated from the coding sequence ATGCCTGAGGCCGCCACTCTTCCGACGCGGCGCGATGAAGCATGGCGCTATGCCGATATGGACTTCATTGCGCAGTCCGATCCGGCGGTGATCAATCACTGGCGCGTGTTGGACGTGCCTGCGGGGGAAACCCGTTTCGAATACACGGCGCATGACGCCGGAGCAGATTCGCCGGGCATGGTCGATCGGCTCAGGGTGCATGTCGGCAAAGGCGGAAGGTTCGAAGCGTTCAAGGTCATAACCGGCGGCAAATATGCACGGGTCGAATTGGAAGTGACTCTGGACGAAGGCGCGCATTTTGAGTTTGGCGGCGTCACCATTGGCGGCGGCGAAAAAGTGCAGGAATTCGTGACGACTACTGTCCACGCACAGCCCGGTGCGACGTCGAATCAGACGGTCCGCGCGGTGCAATGGGGCACGGCGACTGGCAATTTCCTGGGTGAGGTCAAGGTGGCCCGGCACGCGCAGAAGACTGACGCTGCGCAGAGCTTCAAAGGTCTACTGCTGGAGGCCGGCGCCAGCGCCAATGCGGTGCCGCAGCTGGAAATTTTCGCCGACGACGTGAAGTGCGCACACGGCGCGACCGTCGGAGAACTCGATGAGGCGGCGCGCTACTACATGGCCGCGCGCGGATTATCGCCTGAGCTTGCGCAGAAGCTGCTGGTGCAGGCCTTCATCGGCGACGCATTTGTTGCGCTTGACGATGAGGCCACGCGCGAACGGCTTCTCGAAAAGGCATTGGAAGCATTGGAAGGGAGAGTGTGA
- a CDS encoding SufS family cysteine desulfurase — protein MNAPAALDTQTIRDLRADFPGLVTRDGAPWHYLDTAATAQKPRQVIDAMARALGEDYATVHRGVYSRSAEMTLAYEGARRTIATFLGGREDEIVFTRGATEAINLVMNSWGRANLKPGDRILLSQLEHHSNIVPWQMVAEATGAEIDVCPLTVDHQIDLDAAEVMLTDRHKLVAFCHVSNVLGSVLDAPRAAALTHRVGAKLLLDGCQSAPHMSVDVTTFNCDFYVFSAHKLYGPTGIGALWARSEILDAMPAWEGGGSMIDRVTFEKTTYAPAPQRFEAGTPAITEAVAFAAAADYVTEIGTARIHETEAALVARLRRELGAMNDVTLFGPADSAGIVSFAIDGIHPHDLGTILDEANVAIRAGHHCAQPLMDYLGVPATARASFGVYSTDADVDALLEGIARTRRIFGRE, from the coding sequence GTGAACGCACCCGCCGCCTTGGACACGCAAACCATCCGCGATCTGCGCGCCGACTTTCCGGGCCTCGTGACCCGGGACGGCGCGCCGTGGCATTATCTCGATACCGCCGCGACGGCCCAGAAGCCGCGTCAGGTGATCGATGCGATGGCGCGTGCCTTGGGTGAGGATTATGCGACCGTACATCGCGGGGTCTATTCGCGTTCTGCCGAGATGACGCTAGCCTATGAAGGTGCGCGGCGAACGATTGCGACATTCCTGGGTGGGCGCGAGGATGAGATCGTCTTCACGCGCGGCGCGACTGAGGCGATCAACCTCGTTATGAATAGCTGGGGCCGAGCAAACCTTAAGCCGGGCGATCGCATCCTGCTCTCGCAGTTGGAGCATCACTCGAATATCGTCCCGTGGCAGATGGTGGCGGAGGCCACCGGCGCTGAAATCGATGTCTGCCCACTGACCGTTGATCACCAGATCGATCTCGACGCTGCTGAAGTCATGCTGACGGATCGGCACAAGCTGGTCGCATTCTGCCACGTCTCGAATGTGCTCGGCAGCGTGCTCGATGCGCCGCGCGCTGCGGCTTTGACACACAGAGTGGGCGCAAAGCTGCTGCTCGATGGCTGCCAGTCGGCACCGCACATGTCAGTTGATGTGACGACGTTTAATTGCGATTTCTATGTCTTCAGCGCGCACAAGCTCTACGGGCCGACCGGGATCGGCGCCTTGTGGGCGCGGAGCGAAATTCTGGATGCCATGCCCGCATGGGAAGGCGGCGGATCGATGATCGACCGCGTTACCTTCGAGAAGACCACCTATGCACCCGCCCCGCAGCGCTTTGAGGCGGGCACCCCGGCCATCACCGAAGCTGTCGCGTTCGCCGCTGCTGCTGACTACGTCACCGAAATCGGCACGGCCCGCATTCACGAAACCGAGGCTGCGCTGGTCGCGCGCCTGCGCCGCGAATTGGGTGCGATGAACGATGTGACACTCTTCGGCCCGGCGGACAGCGCCGGAATTGTCAGCTTTGCGATCGACGGAATCCACCCGCACGATCTCGGCACGATTCTGGACGAAGCCAATGTCGCGATCCGCGCCGGGCACCATTGCGCACAGCCTTTGATGGACTATCTCGGCGTTCCCGCGACCGCGCGCGCCAGCTTCGGCGTCTATTCGACCGATGCCGATGTCGATGCGCTGCTCGAAGGCATTGCCCGCACAAGACGAATTTTTGGAAGAGAGTAG
- a CDS encoding SUF system Fe-S cluster assembly protein, whose translation MNKPTEEREFVAAPAPNDEVIAKPPRARVSDAVDPDEGETDAAPAKRERDYLDGFLAAKPAEGPVGGPGSELQQAVIDALKEIYDPEIPVNIYDLGLIYGVEVDDEADATVTMTLTTPHCPVAETMPGEVELRASSVPGIRDAEVNLVWDPPWSPEKMTDEARLELGML comes from the coding sequence ATGAACAAGCCCACTGAAGAACGCGAATTTGTCGCAGCTCCGGCTCCGAATGACGAGGTGATTGCAAAACCACCCCGTGCGCGCGTGTCCGATGCGGTCGATCCCGATGAAGGCGAGACGGATGCTGCTCCTGCTAAGCGTGAACGCGACTATCTCGATGGCTTCCTCGCCGCCAAGCCTGCCGAAGGTCCTGTGGGTGGCCCCGGTAGCGAGCTCCAACAGGCCGTGATTGATGCGCTTAAGGAAATCTACGACCCGGAGATCCCGGTCAATATCTACGATCTCGGCCTGATCTACGGCGTCGAAGTCGATGACGAAGCCGATGCGACTGTAACAATGACGCTGACGACGCCGCATTGCCCGGTCGCTGAGACAATGCCCGGTGAAGTCGAACTGCGCGCGTCCTCTGTGCCTGGAATTCGCGATGCCGAGGTGAATCTGGTCTGGGACCCGCCATGGAGCCCCGAAAAGATGACCGACGAAGCGCGGCTCGAACTGGGGATGCTGTGA
- a CDS encoding iron-sulfur cluster assembly accessory protein, which translates to MSTKTRERPAAVILTKGAEDRIAHLMSKAPDDAIGVKLSTPRRGCSGLAYSVDYVAEEAKFDEKIETPGGIFYIDGASVLYLVGSTMDWQEDDFTAGFVFENPNAKGACGCGESFMV; encoded by the coding sequence ATGAGCACCAAAACCAGAGAACGTCCAGCCGCTGTCATTCTGACCAAGGGTGCCGAGGATCGCATCGCACACCTGATGAGCAAGGCTCCGGACGATGCGATCGGTGTCAAACTCTCAACCCCGCGCCGAGGCTGTTCAGGCCTTGCCTATTCGGTCGATTACGTCGCCGAAGAGGCCAAATTCGACGAGAAAATCGAAACGCCGGGCGGCATTTTCTACATCGACGGCGCGAGCGTGTTGTATCTCGTTGGGTCGACCATGGATTGGCAGGAAGACGATTTCACCGCCGGGTTCGTGTTCGAAAACCCCAACGCCAAGGGTGCGTGCGGTTGCGGCGAGAGCTTTATGGTCTGA
- a CDS encoding EI24 domain-containing protein, with translation MSPVIASLFKAARQLADPAVVKVAVKSIGITLLLFVIGGYGVYRILLWIGNEYAWSAGGTLEAVAAIILTLLAAWLLFRVVALAVLQFFADEIVAAVEMQHYPEAACRAKKLPFKRDLANSLRGAGRAVLFNLLALPFAVVLMFTAIGPAIVFLLVNAVLLGRELTDMAWLRHCGDEPVGSPVSGFDRFVLGGAIAGLMLVPLAGLLAPIIGAAAGTHVTHGAMNRLGSKGSAHA, from the coding sequence ATGTCTCCGGTTATCGCTTCCCTGTTCAAGGCCGCCCGCCAGCTCGCCGATCCGGCGGTGGTGAAGGTCGCGGTGAAAAGCATCGGCATCACACTGCTGCTGTTCGTTATCGGTGGCTACGGGGTCTATCGCATCCTGCTCTGGATCGGGAACGAGTACGCGTGGTCGGCAGGCGGGACGCTGGAAGCCGTTGCGGCAATTATCCTGACGCTGCTTGCAGCGTGGTTGCTGTTTCGCGTTGTCGCACTCGCAGTGCTCCAGTTTTTCGCCGATGAGATCGTCGCGGCTGTCGAAATGCAGCATTATCCGGAGGCAGCGTGCCGCGCGAAAAAGCTGCCGTTCAAGCGCGATCTTGCCAATTCGCTGAGGGGTGCCGGGCGCGCGGTGCTGTTCAACCTGTTGGCGCTGCCGTTCGCGGTAGTCCTGATGTTTACTGCGATTGGACCAGCGATCGTATTCCTGTTGGTCAACGCTGTCCTGCTGGGCCGTGAGCTGACCGATATGGCCTGGCTGCGGCACTGCGGTGATGAGCCAGTGGGAAGCCCGGTAAGCGGCTTTGACCGGTTTGTGCTGGGCGGCGCAATCGCCGGGCTCATGCTGGTGCCGCTGGCAGGGTTGCTCGCTCCGATTATCGGCGCGGCGGCAGGAACGCATGTGACGCATGGTGCAATGAATCGCCTGGGATCAAAGGGGTCTGCCCATGCGTAA
- a CDS encoding adenosine kinase translates to MTEPRYDVIAIGNAVVDVIASCQEELIEELQLNRGGMTLIDEARADELYNAMPPAREVSGGSAANTLAGLSTLGLQCAFIGQVADDQLGKVFRHDMKATGIDFDTPARDGEPATGRVLIFVTPDGERTMNTFLGAGQFLPASALDEDLIASGAILYLEGYLWDPEEPRRAMRRAIEVARDAGRKIAFTASESFVIDRHGDDFRAMIDDGVIDILFVNESELATLTGEDDFEAGIAAVSGKVPVLVATRSEKGAVAIAHGERAEVAAVPVTKVVDTTGAGDQFAAGFLSGFARGEPLTSCLKRGAIAASEVISHYGPRPEADMKAMMAERL, encoded by the coding sequence GTGACCGAACCGCGTTATGACGTGATCGCCATCGGCAATGCCGTGGTCGACGTAATTGCATCGTGCCAGGAAGAGCTAATCGAGGAATTGCAGCTTAATCGCGGCGGCATGACCCTGATCGATGAGGCCCGCGCCGACGAGCTCTACAATGCGATGCCGCCGGCTCGCGAAGTTTCGGGCGGATCGGCTGCGAACACCTTGGCGGGGCTTTCCACGCTGGGGCTGCAATGCGCGTTTATCGGCCAGGTCGCCGATGATCAGCTTGGCAAAGTATTTCGCCACGACATGAAGGCGACCGGGATCGATTTCGACACCCCCGCCCGTGATGGCGAACCCGCGACGGGACGCGTGCTTATCTTCGTGACGCCCGATGGCGAGCGGACGATGAACACCTTCCTTGGCGCAGGCCAGTTTCTGCCAGCCAGCGCGCTGGACGAGGATCTGATCGCAAGCGGCGCGATCCTCTATCTCGAAGGCTATCTGTGGGATCCCGAAGAGCCCCGCCGCGCGATGCGCCGCGCAATTGAAGTTGCCCGCGATGCCGGTCGCAAGATCGCCTTCACCGCCAGCGAAAGCTTCGTAATCGACCGCCATGGTGACGATTTCCGCGCGATGATCGATGACGGCGTGATCGATATCTTGTTCGTCAACGAAAGCGAGCTGGCGACGCTGACCGGCGAAGACGATTTCGAAGCCGGGATTGCGGCGGTTTCGGGCAAGGTCCCGGTCCTGGTCGCAACCCGCAGCGAAAAAGGCGCGGTGGCCATCGCGCATGGTGAGCGCGCCGAAGTCGCCGCTGTGCCCGTGACCAAAGTGGTTGATACGACCGGCGCAGGCGATCAGTTCGCCGCCGGTTTCCTCTCCGGCTTCGCACGCGGCGAGCCGCTGACCAGTTGCCTCAAACGCGGCGCGATTGCAGCGTCCGAGGTCATTTCACATTACGGCCCGCGCCCCGAAGCAGACATGAAAGCGATGATGGCGGAGAGGTTGTAG
- a CDS encoding UrcA family protein, with product MKRLALTLALSLAAAASPAVASGPDTRTVTVSAADLNLSSERGRTVLDQRLSSAIDKVCAVHKSPGLPAWISFRKCVEAKTQEVRPLRDALIAQALSTAKVAAR from the coding sequence ATGAAAAGACTAGCACTCACACTCGCCCTTTCGCTCGCCGCAGCTGCCTCGCCTGCAGTGGCCAGCGGCCCCGACACCCGCACTGTTACCGTTTCCGCAGCCGATCTGAACCTGAGCAGCGAACGGGGGCGCACAGTGCTCGACCAGCGGCTCAGCTCGGCGATCGACAAGGTCTGCGCCGTCCATAAGAGCCCGGGCCTTCCCGCCTGGATCAGCTTCCGCAAATGCGTCGAAGCCAAGACGCAGGAAGTTCGGCCACTGCGCGACGCTTTGATCGCGCAGGCCCTGAGCACCGCGAAGGTGGCCGCGCGATAG